From the genome of Methanoregula boonei 6A8:
GCGTGATGATGCAATCCTATGAAACACTGCCCGGTCGGTTCACAACCGAAAACATGCTGGTACTGCTATATGTGCATTGCCTACCCCTTCTGTCAGATAAGGGATCGCTGCCATTAAGGAATCGTTTCTAAAAAAAAGGTCTGGCCGTGCAGGCGATCTCCGGAACGGAGAGGATCAAAAGAGAACCTGCCCGCTCCCCCCATTTCGCCATCCCCAAAAGGCACTTACATATCCCGGGACGGAAATGTACGATCTATGAGCCAGTACCAGATCGCCGTACTTGTCGGGAGTCTCAGGAAGGACTCACTTAACCAGAAGCTTGCCAACGGCCTTATAAAACTCGCACCGCCCGGATTTTCCTTTACGCAGGTGCAGATCGCCGACCTGCCGCTGTACAACCAGGACGATGACGAGCACCCGGCCCCGGCCGTTGTCCGCATCAAAAACGAGATACAATCCGCAAACGGAATCCTGTTTGTCTCCCCGGAGTACAACCGCTCAATCCCGGGAGTACTCAAGAACGCCCTCGACCATGGATCACGCCCGGCAGGCCAGAGCGTCTGGGCAGGAAAGGCGGCAGGGATCATCGGCGTCTCCACCGGGGCAATCGGGACTGCCATGGCCCAGCAGCACCTGCGAAACGTCCTCTCCTATCTCGATGTCGCAGTGATGCGCCAGCCCGAAGGCTATCTCCAGATGCGTGAGGGCATGTTTGATCCCGATGGAAACATCGGGGCCGGGAGCAGGGCTTACCTCCAGAACTGGATGGACAAGTACGTAGCGTGGATACGGAAGAACGCGGCATAAATGAGACCACCGGGCCGTGGCCTGATTACAAGGGCAACTCCCGGACCAGATGAACCGGAAAGATCCCCGGCCTATTGGCCCGGCGCAATGCAAAAACAGATCGGAGGGTTCAGGGTATTGCCGTAAATATCAGGCAGGGTACCTGCCCAATCCCACCAAAAAATCAGGGTTTTGCCCGGATGAGCCGGACCCCCAGTTCATATGCCTTTTTGCAATCCTGCGGGAACTGTTCTTCCCGGTGCTTCTTCTTTGCCTCCGGGTCAAAGAGCGTGGATACGTACTTTGCATAATCGTCAAACTGGTACGTATTGGTGACCCAGAGCGTCTCGCACGACCCGAAGATCCTTGCCATCGCCATCTCGGTCGGTTGCTCAAACTTATCGTAGCCGATCTCCTTTACCATCGGTTCAGGGGCCCCGGACGTGTAGATGAACCCGGTCCGGATCTTTTTTCCAAAGAGCGTGGAGTGTTCCGGATCATAAACTGAGTACTGGAACATCAGCCGTTCGAGAAACGACCGGGTCATTCCCGTGGCAAGCGCGTAATAGATGGGCGAACCAACAAGGATCGCATCTGCGGCCTCAACCTTTTTGAAAAGCGGCCTGAGATCGTCTTTGACCGGGCAGTGCCCGTAACTCTTCCCGCCGATCCGCTTGCAGGCAAAGCAGCTGGTGCAGCCTGTGTAGTCAAGATCATAGAGGTTGACCAGTTCGGTTTTGGCACCTTCCGATTCAGCGCCGTCCATGGCATGCCGGAGGAGCGTGGCGGTATTCCACTTCTTCCGGGGGCTCCCGTTGAATGCAATGAATTTCATCATCTTCCTGATGCGGAATTTTTGTCCGTAACGTACTCTTATCACCAGTCAGGGTAATAGAGCAACCAGTGGTCATTCTGTAACCAGGTTGCATGAAGGAGAGTGCTTGTGAACGCAACCGCGAGAAGGTGGCGGGATCCGGGCCGGTAAAGGAGGGAGACCGCCGTTCCTTATTGACTCGCAACACCGGGCCTACTGCTCATTCTCATCCCTGAAGAACACGACCGGTTCCTGCTCCGGCTCATCGGGTATGATGATCCCTGCCGAATGGACCGCAGTATATACTACTCCTGATTACATTTCACGAAAAATCCGAAATAAACGTGATGGTTGGCCGGCCTGATGGAAGAGCTCCCGGCATTGCATTTCTTTTCATCTCCTCTTCACCGGTGCGTTTTAAGGAAAGGATCGGCCGGATAATTGCAACAATCAGGTGCATGGAGTCTCCTGCATGAAACAGTTCTCCCCAACTGCAAATTCATGCGCATTTTCGTTTCTGTTGCATCCCGCGCAGCCGGTCGGGGAAATCCGGGCCATTTGGTGGCCCGGAAAAACGCAGCTCAATTCCGGCAGGAAAAAAGGAGGCAAGATCCGGATCCCTGTACCGGGGAAGATCTGCAACGACGTGATTTAACAAAGTCAAATGTGACATTCAAAAGGTTTATTAATTATTGTAAACCCATGATCGATCAGTACAAAACATATTAACTTTCAACCTGTGAGTGTGAACTGCATGGCATTTTCAGTACATGTCAACATGAGCCGTTGCACCGGTTGCGGGAACTGTGTGGTTGCCTGCCCGGTCAATGCCCTCGAACTGTACACGATAGACCCCGTGACCAAGGAAAAGATCTACCATGTCCTGAATGGGAAATCGATCAATCTTGATGTCAGGACCGAACTCTGCGCCGGCTGCGGCGTTTGTGTAGGGGCCTGCCCGTACAAAGTGATCTCCCTTTCCGGTCGTGGAGAGACCGGCGCCCTGGTGCCATCGTAAGAACGGAGGATGTGATCTATGGCAAAAATTATCATGAACATGATCACCCAGCGCTCGGTGGAGGAAGGCGCTGCAATGGAGAAGGGCAAGACCAACCCGGACTATTTCGAGGCCTGCTCGATCTGCGAAATTAATCCTGAAGACATGAAACGCCTGGGAATCTGGAAGAACACCAATGTCCGGGTAACAAGCGAATGTGGCACCGTGATTGTCAAGGCAATCGAGCCCACCCAGTACTGCCCGCCCGGCCTTGCCCACATCCGGCAGGGAGTCTGGGCAAACCAGGTTGTGCCCCCGCGAACCCAGTCCACCGGCACACCGCAGTACAGCGGTTTTCCCGTTACGATTGAACCCGCACCGCAGGAGAAACTCAAATCAGCCCTCGAGCTCGTGCAGGGCTCTGTCGGGCTCTGGAAAGGAGGGAAATAACCATGCCAAAGCTGATCAAGAACGTCGGATGCCCGTACTGCGGGTCATCCTGCGATGACATCGAGGTCCTTGTCTCGGATGACGAGACCCAGATCATTGATGTCCACAATGCGTGCATTATCGGAAACAACCTCTTCCACCATGCAAACGACCCGACCCGCCCGCGGCTCCCGCGGATGCGCCAGCCCGACGGCTCCATGAAGGAGATACCGTACCCCGAGGCCATTGACTGGATGGCAAAGACCATGCTTGCGGCAAAAAAACCGCTCATCTACGGTTTTGGTTCCACCAACTGCGAGGGCATGAGCGCGGTCGCCCGCATTGCCGAGAAATCCGGCGCAGTGCTCGACAACTGTGCAACCATCTGCCACGGCCCCTCGTTCCTGGCCATCTTCGACAACGGCTACCCGAGCTGCACGCTGGGTGAGGCCAAGAACCGTGCCGACGTCGTGGTCTTCTGGGGCTGCAACCCGATGCACGCCCACCCCCGCCACACCTCCCGGTATTCGATCTTCCCCCGGGGTTACTTCACCCAGAAGGGCCAGATGCAGCGGACGGTAATCAGCGTTGACCCCCGCCAGACGGATACCGCAAAACTTGCCGATATCCACCTTATGCTCGACCAGGGCCATGACTACGAACTCTTCGATGCGTTCCGGACTGTCATGAGGGGCTACGATATCCCTGATGTCGTAGCCGGCATTAAAAAAGAGACGATCCAGGAAGCAGTCGGGATCATGAAGAAGGCACGGTTCGTGATGATCTTCTTTGGCATGGGCTGCACGCACTCCGATGGCCGCAACCATAATGTCGACCACGCGATCAGCATGGTCCGCGACCTTAACACGTTCACCAAGGCCTCGATCATGGCTATGCGCGGACATTACAATATCGCCGGCCCCGGACAGGTCTGGTCATGGATCTTCGGGTTCCCGTACTGTATCGATCTTTCGAAGGGTACCCATGCCCACATGAACCCGGGTGAGACAAGTTCGGTTGACCTTGCCATGCGGGATGAGGTTGACTGCTTTGTCAATGTCGGTGCCGATGCCGGTGCCCACTTCCCCATCCAGGCAGTCCAGCACTTAAAGAAACACCCGTTCATAGCGGTCGACCCCAACTTCTGCATGGCAAGCGAGATCGCCGATCTCCACATCCCTGTGCGGATCGCAGGCGTTGACGAGCCCGGGGTCGTGTACCGGATGGACAATGTCCCGATCCAGTTCAAGGCCGTGATCAAGGGCCTGCCGGGCGTACCAAGCGACGAGGAACTCTTCGACATGGTGTACGAACGCATGTGTGAGCTTACCAACACCCAGCCGATCTGGCTTGCAGCAAAGGAAGACCGCAAACACCCGTCCAATATCTCGGCGGTGAATGAAGCATGAGCGGGATTTCCGGTGAAATTATAATCAGGGGAGGATTTGTTGTCGATCCGTCCCAGAAGATCGACGGGGATGTTGCCGATATCGCAATAAAGGACGGCAAGATCGTTGATAAGGTCAGCAGTGCAGCAAAGGTCATCGACGCCAAAGGCAAGGTTGTCATGGCCGGCGGGGTGGATGTTCACTCTCACGTGGCAGGTCCCAAGGTTAACGTAGGCCGCCTGATGCGCCCCGAGGACAAGCTCCTCTCTGGCGTATCCCGAAGCGCAATGGCGCAGGCAAACGGTTTCCGTATGGAGTCGGGTTTCTCCATCCCCAGCGTCTTAAAGACCGGGTACGACTACGCCCGCATGGGCTACGGCTTTGTCATGGAAGCGGCAATGCCCCCGATTCACGCCCCTCACGTACACGAGGAGATCCACGACACTCCCATTATTGATGAAGCGGCACTGCCGGTCTTTGGGAACAACTGGTTTGTCATGGAATACCTCAAGAAAGGCGAGATCGAGAACACGGCAGCGTATATTGCCTGGCTGATCCGTGCAACAAAGGGATTCGGCATCAAGGTTGTCAACCCCGGTGGCACGGCGGCATGGGCATGGGGGCTCAACTGTCTCTCGCTCAGCGACAATGTTCCCTACTTTGACATTACGCCCCACGAGATCATCACCGGCCTCATACAGGCAAACGAGTACCTTGGCCTGCCCCATTCGGTCCACCTTCACCAGAACGATCTGGGTAACCCCGGGAACTACAAGGTCACCCTTGACTCCCTGCGTCTTGCCGAGGGCGTTAAGGCAAAGAACAAGTTCGGCCGCGAACAGGTCATTCACTCGACCCACATCCAGTTCCACTCGTACGGCGGGGATTCCTGGGCAAACTTCGAGACCAGGGCAAAGGATGTCATGGACTACGTCAACAGGCAAAAGAACATCA
Proteins encoded in this window:
- a CDS encoding flavodoxin family protein — encoded protein: MMKFIAFNGSPRKKWNTATLLRHAMDGAESEGAKTELVNLYDLDYTGCTSCFACKRIGGKSYGHCPVKDDLRPLFKKVEAADAILVGSPIYYALATGMTRSFLERLMFQYSVYDPEHSTLFGKKIRTGFIYTSGAPEPMVKEIGYDKFEQPTEMAMARIFGSCETLWVTNTYQFDDYAKYVSTLFDPEAKKKHREEQFPQDCKKAYELGVRLIRAKP
- a CDS encoding formylmethanofuran dehydrogenase subunit A; this translates as MSGISGEIIIRGGFVVDPSQKIDGDVADIAIKDGKIVDKVSSAAKVIDAKGKVVMAGGVDVHSHVAGPKVNVGRLMRPEDKLLSGVSRSAMAQANGFRMESGFSIPSVLKTGYDYARMGYGFVMEAAMPPIHAPHVHEEIHDTPIIDEAALPVFGNNWFVMEYLKKGEIENTAAYIAWLIRATKGFGIKVVNPGGTAAWAWGLNCLSLSDNVPYFDITPHEIITGLIQANEYLGLPHSVHLHQNDLGNPGNYKVTLDSLRLAEGVKAKNKFGREQVIHSTHIQFHSYGGDSWANFETRAKDVMDYVNRQKNITVDLGCVTLDETTTMTADGPFEHHLTGLNHLKWANTDVEMETAAGVVPYVYDPNIKVCDIQWAIGLELGLYAKDPMRCFVTTDHPNAGPFTRYPRIIKWLMSKKAREATLDSFKHKDKVIEATDLHSLDRELTLYEIAAMTRAGPAKCLGLSSIYGGLAPGMNADVAVFDLNYKSMPSDPEKIESAFLRAACFVKSGEIVVKDGEVLSHGHKKTVWVNPKMKENPQVKRDIAESFNKGYYTVGLTNYPVREYLAPHPFVIDVDVEA
- a CDS encoding formylmethanofuran dehydrogenase subunit B, which codes for MPKLIKNVGCPYCGSSCDDIEVLVSDDETQIIDVHNACIIGNNLFHHANDPTRPRLPRMRQPDGSMKEIPYPEAIDWMAKTMLAAKKPLIYGFGSTNCEGMSAVARIAEKSGAVLDNCATICHGPSFLAIFDNGYPSCTLGEAKNRADVVVFWGCNPMHAHPRHTSRYSIFPRGYFTQKGQMQRTVISVDPRQTDTAKLADIHLMLDQGHDYELFDAFRTVMRGYDIPDVVAGIKKETIQEAVGIMKKARFVMIFFGMGCTHSDGRNHNVDHAISMVRDLNTFTKASIMAMRGHYNIAGPGQVWSWIFGFPYCIDLSKGTHAHMNPGETSSVDLAMRDEVDCFVNVGADAGAHFPIQAVQHLKKHPFIAVDPNFCMASEIADLHIPVRIAGVDEPGVVYRMDNVPIQFKAVIKGLPGVPSDEELFDMVYERMCELTNTQPIWLAAKEDRKHPSNISAVNEA
- a CDS encoding 4Fe-4S binding protein, producing MAFSVHVNMSRCTGCGNCVVACPVNALELYTIDPVTKEKIYHVLNGKSINLDVRTELCAGCGVCVGACPYKVISLSGRGETGALVPS
- a CDS encoding molybdopterin dinucleotide binding domain-containing protein, yielding MAKIIMNMITQRSVEEGAAMEKGKTNPDYFEACSICEINPEDMKRLGIWKNTNVRVTSECGTVIVKAIEPTQYCPPGLAHIRQGVWANQVVPPRTQSTGTPQYSGFPVTIEPAPQEKLKSALELVQGSVGLWKGGK
- a CDS encoding NADPH-dependent FMN reductase translates to MSQYQIAVLVGSLRKDSLNQKLANGLIKLAPPGFSFTQVQIADLPLYNQDDDEHPAPAVVRIKNEIQSANGILFVSPEYNRSIPGVLKNALDHGSRPAGQSVWAGKAAGIIGVSTGAIGTAMAQQHLRNVLSYLDVAVMRQPEGYLQMREGMFDPDGNIGAGSRAYLQNWMDKYVAWIRKNAA